The following proteins are encoded in a genomic region of Candidatus Hydrogenedentota bacterium:
- a CDS encoding prolipoprotein diacylglyceryl transferase: MRSMTEELFLPSPAYALMMALGLAAAGTVFRLFPAEQSPDRKGFVLAPAALGMLLGAKLPVIASYGWDNLPAYAGKSLLGGLMGAYLAVRLAKWSSGIRWVGGGDAYVLPVCIAVAVGRVGCLFNGCCRGIGGFPAPVLEILFHLAAFVVVLGWRRNRRHVGSWFPIYMLAYCVFRFFSEFVRVEPRILAGLTAYHWLSLLGMALFTAELRCRRKRNMETGHEHAPVE; encoded by the coding sequence ATGCGCTCCATGACTGAGGAGCTTTTCCTGCCCAGTCCCGCCTATGCGCTCATGATGGCGCTGGGTCTTGCGGCTGCGGGCACCGTCTTTCGCCTGTTCCCGGCGGAACAGTCCCCCGACAGAAAGGGCTTCGTGCTGGCCCCGGCGGCGTTGGGAATGTTACTGGGTGCGAAGCTTCCGGTCATTGCCAGTTACGGATGGGACAACCTGCCGGCCTACGCCGGAAAAAGTTTGCTGGGCGGGCTGATGGGCGCGTATTTGGCGGTGCGTCTGGCCAAATGGTCCTCCGGTATCCGGTGGGTGGGCGGAGGCGATGCCTATGTGCTGCCCGTCTGCATCGCCGTGGCCGTTGGCCGGGTCGGTTGCCTGTTCAACGGATGCTGCCGGGGAATTGGCGGTTTTCCGGCGCCCGTTCTGGAAATACTTTTTCACCTCGCGGCTTTCGTGGTGGTCCTGGGCTGGCGAAGAAACCGCCGGCATGTCGGTAGTTGGTTCCCCATCTACATGCTTGCCTATTGTGTCTTCCGCTTCTTCTCCGAATTTGTCCGCGTGGAGCCCCGCATTCTGGCGGGTCTGACGGCCTATCACTGGTTGTCCCTGCTGGGTATGGCCCTGTTCACCGCAGAACTCCGTTGCCGCCGGAAACGGAACATGGAGACCGGGCATGAACACGCCCCTGTGGAATGA